The Gemmatimonadaceae bacterium genome includes the window TCATCGGGGGGGCGACGATCCTGAACGGCTACGTGGCCAGCGCCGCCGTGCCGCTCATCGACATCGCCATCGCGCAGGGGGTGATCATGGCGGTGCTCGTCACGGCCACGATGCGCGTGTCGGGCCACCTCAACCCCGCCGTCACGATCGGCATGGCCGTCGCGGGGCGCCTCCGCCCCAGCGCCGCGCTGTTCTACGTGGTGGCCCAGTGCGCCGGCGCCGTGGTCGCCGCGCTCGTCCTCCGGGCGCTCTTCCCCGCGGCCACCGGCGCCGCGGGCCGCCTGGGCGGGCAGTGGGTGGCCAGCAACGTGTCCACCATGCACGCCATCGGGCTCGAAGCGATCGCCACCTTCTTCCTCGTGTTCGCGTTCTTCGGCACGGTCGTGGATCCCAAGGGGCCCAAAGTTGGAGGGTTCGCCATCGGCCTCACGATCGTCGCCGACGTCCTCGCCATCGGACCGTCCACGGGCGCGTCGATGAATCCGGCCCGTTCGTTCGGCCCGGCGCTCGTGAGCGGCGTGTTCGAGGGCCACTTCATCTACTGGATCGGCCCGATCATCGGCGGCATCGTGGCGGCGCTGGTGTACGAGTGGACGTTCCTGCGCCACGGGCCCGCCGACGCGGCGGCCTGACCCGGCGGCGCCATGACATCGCCGGGACAGCCGCCGTCGCTCCAGGCGTTGGAGCAGGAGCGCGAGCGCGTCATCACGCTCCTGTCCCGGCATTTCGCCAACGACAACCTGTCGATCGAAGAGCTCGAGACGCGACTCGAGATGGTGTACCGCGCCGCGTCGGTGGCCGAGATCCGCGCCCTGGCGTCTGACCTGCCCGCCATCGAGGGGGCGCCTGCGACGCCCGCCACCCGGCCGGCACCGGCCCCCTCGCAGATCGTTCACTCGCGCATGGTGTCGGTGCTGAGCAGCCGGGTGCGGCGCGGCGCCTGGATCCCGCCGCAACGGCTCGATGTGGTGGCCGTGCTGTCCGACACGCACCTGGACCTGCGCGAGGCGCAGCTCTCCGACGGCGTCACGGAGATCCATGTGAAGGCCACCTGGGCTTCGGTGCGGATCACGGTCCCGTCGCACGTGCACGTGGTCACCGACGCCATGCCGCTGCTCGCGTCGGTGTCCGATCGCTCGGTGGCCAGCCGCTCGTTGCGGCACGGCGCGCCCGTGGTGCGGATCACCGGCTGGGCGCTGATGTCCGACCTGTCGGTGCGGACGCGCGATCCCGAGGACTAGCCGCGGCGACCGCGCTCAGCTCCGCGCGTGACGCACTCCGGCGCGCAACGCGAGGCCGGTGATCGATCCGGCGACGGCCGGAATCAACTGCACGAAGCTGGACAGGACCTGCGGCGCCGCGTACGGCAGCGGGATGCCGGCCAGGCGGGCATACAGGTGCGCCAGCGGGACGCCGAAGCCCACGAGAATCCCGCCCAGCCAACCGCCGGGCGCGAACAGCGCGGAGACGGCGAACGACGAGACGGCCACCACCTGGATCGTGCCCTGCACGTCGCCGTTGTGCAGATCGAGCCATCCCGCCATCGCGGCGCATCCCACCGTCATCACCACGAACGCCGTGAGCCAGGCGATCCGGCGCGCGCGGCTGGGCGGCGGCGGTTTACGGTTGGACGACGGGGGAGTGCGCGGCATGGACTCAGACGAAGTCGGGCATGGGGCCGGGGAGATGCTCCGTGGCTGCAAGGTACAGGCGGGCCCCGACAGTGGCAAGTACTTTGCGTTGTAAAGCAGATCCCCTGGCGGCGCGCCGGTTCACCCGGTCAGGGGCCCGGCGTCAGATATGCCCGGTCGTACTGCGCGATGGACTGGGTGATGAGCGCCATCGCCTCGCCGCTCTTTCCCCATCCCACGATCTCCACCTTCTTCCCTTCCAGCTCCTTGTAGCTCACGAAGAACTGCGCCACCTCCCGGAGCAGATGCTGCGGGATATCGGCGATGTCGAAGTACTCCTGCGAGTAGGGATCGTGCGTGGGCACGGCGAGGATCTTGTCGTCCGGCTCGCCGCGGTCGAGCATATGCAGCACGCCGATCGGGCGGGCGTCGATCATGCACCCCGGGAAGGTCTCTTCCTTGAGCAGCACGAGCACGTCCATCGGGTCGCCGTCGTCGTGCAGCGTACGCGGAATGAAGCCGTAGTCCGCCGGGTAGTGGACGGCCGAATACAGCACGCGGTCGAGCTTGATGAGCCCCGACGGCTTGTCGAGTTCGTACTTGTTGCGGCTCCCCTGGGGAATCTCGATCACCGCCGTGATCACCTCGGGGGGATTCGCGCCCGGCGCCAGATCGCGCCACAGATTGAGCACGGCTCAGCGCTCCCCGCGGCCGATCACCGCGGCCGCTTCGGCGGCGAAGTAGGTGATGACCACGTCGGCGCCGGCCCGCCGGATGCCGAGCAGCGACTCCATCATCACGCGCTCGCCGTCGATCCATCCCCGCTCCGCCGCCGCCTTGATCATGCTGAACTCGCCGCTCACCTGATACGCGGCCAGCGGGTAGCCGGTGGCGTCCTTCACGCGGCGGATCACATCCAGGAACGGCCCCGCCGGCTTGACCATCAGCATGTCGGCTCCTTCCGCGATATCCAACTCCACCTCGCGCAGCGCCTCGTCGGCGTTGGCCGAATCCATCTGATAGCTGCGGCGGTCGCCGAACTGCGGCGTGGACTCGGCGGCGTCGCGGAACGGCCCGTAGAACGGACCGGCGAACTTGGCGGCGTAGCTCAGAATGGGCGTGTGCGCGAACCCCGCGTCGTCGAGCGCGCCGCGGATGGCCCCCACGCGGCCGTCCATCATGTCGCTCGGCGCCACGATGTCGGCGCCCGCCGCGGCATGCGACACGGCCTCACGGGCCAGCAGATCGAGCGTGGCGTCGTTGTCCACGTCGCCGTCCTTGAGCACGCCGCAATGTCCGTGGTCGGTGTACTCGCACAGGCAGACGTCGGTGATCACCACGAGGTCGGGCACCTCGCGCTTGAGCGCGCGCACCGCCTGCTGCACCGGCCCCTGGTCGTCCCACGCGCTGGTGCCGATGGCATC containing:
- a CDS encoding inorganic diphosphatase, whose translation is MLNLWRDLAPGANPPEVITAVIEIPQGSRNKYELDKPSGLIKLDRVLYSAVHYPADYGFIPRTLHDDGDPMDVLVLLKEETFPGCMIDARPIGVLHMLDRGEPDDKILAVPTHDPYSQEYFDIADIPQHLLREVAQFFVSYKELEGKKVEIVGWGKSGEAMALITQSIAQYDRAYLTPGP
- a CDS encoding DUF1707 domain-containing protein, with the protein product MTSPGQPPSLQALEQERERVITLLSRHFANDNLSIEELETRLEMVYRAASVAEIRALASDLPAIEGAPATPATRPAPAPSQIVHSRMVSVLSSRVRRGAWIPPQRLDVVAVLSDTHLDLREAQLSDGVTEIHVKATWASVRITVPSHVHVVTDAMPLLASVSDRSVASRSLRHGAPVVRITGWALMSDLSVRTRDPED
- a CDS encoding aquaporin, whose protein sequence is MQDLKRPIVAEFVGTFALVFIGGATILNGYVASAAVPLIDIAIAQGVIMAVLVTATMRVSGHLNPAVTIGMAVAGRLRPSAALFYVVAQCAGAVVAALVLRALFPAATGAAGRLGGQWVASNVSTMHAIGLEAIATFFLVFAFFGTVVDPKGPKVGGFAIGLTIVADVLAIGPSTGASMNPARSFGPALVSGVFEGHFIYWIGPIIGGIVAALVYEWTFLRHGPADAAA
- the hemB gene encoding porphobilinogen synthase, translated to MAMFPEYRPRRLRRTAPLRRLVRETHLSASQLVLPMFVRPGHRVRVPVDSMPGVAQLSVDELVREAAAAAAAGVGGVLLFGIPEHKDAIGTSAWDDQGPVQQAVRALKREVPDLVVITDVCLCEYTDHGHCGVLKDGDVDNDATLDLLAREAVSHAAAGADIVAPSDMMDGRVGAIRGALDDAGFAHTPILSYAAKFAGPFYGPFRDAAESTPQFGDRRSYQMDSANADEALREVELDIAEGADMLMVKPAGPFLDVIRRVKDATGYPLAAYQVSGEFSMIKAAAERGWIDGERVMMESLLGIRRAGADVVITYFAAEAAAVIGRGER